Proteins encoded in a region of the Poecilia reticulata strain Guanapo linkage group LG14, Guppy_female_1.0+MT, whole genome shotgun sequence genome:
- the phldb1a gene encoding pleckstrin homology-like domain family B member 1 isoform X1, with product MGRRTSWEEGMSGETHRVNERKKNSKGEMDLHVSDSSDSTADMDRMRRNKVEHERQTHQVLQNTPLDLIETGKSLKVQAERPHLVSLGSGRLSTAITLLPLLEGRTTLGSDGTDIPLQGPGIAAQHCYIENQAGNITLYPCGNQCSVDGLPVTKPYRLTQGCMLCFGQSAFFRFNHPEEAQRMKSMLPAGSLRVNTVKPXPSDPRSISNGNHKSFSDNSDSKLNGMAETLQDSLKLKPSSSSGFGKQQTILDMPNGKAATXPGGSNQENSSXISFIQNVTNKPLVIPVPYPRTSRSVAWNGAGGTQRTQESPKPLRKAGKETXSSPKLHVKGLENSSISQKPSIKISRTAPSSPQLRSSSLQTRSPSPMRELGQPLSDVDVPHRMTGSSNVXELPRVSPFVSYRGMAGPQGVPQSPQGQRKLLATPKAEAMRALYAQSPSSLFGMEKQSEGRPSRPGPAVGITSGLGSVSGLSPLASPSNERKTASSKEGISTKPYTRERKNSISEISDNEDELLEYHRWQREERLKEQEMEKMERQRLETILNLCAEFNQEDGAAELVRSGLRGGARGADPDSGRGTSLMGAQRAQRAAENDEEIQREESSSTESTHQECEELFAGQEQVYLEEERKRVLVRVDDLKYRVGELEQQLQETKQEVEMEQALLQAERRAEQEQVEAENEIITQLQLKLSQLDKATQKEKDKGRANVSAERKALEKQRNEYNELKRQFDMCPLSLREQLQEPLSRKAEALECGTKQFEELEFCQLEEESRLEERKEARCSQLIQERAEYHSSVASRKERMAALEAQVKQLGMQASHDCEKIAKDRTATLXLLHKEQDTLCSLEKRYHTLTGGRNFPKSSGSMKEESLHISEPDLVSEDGPPHSPCPSSSHNPSPELCPVRLQEEYLRLSDVYRMYGDPYSSSPAALHCLSLTVSPALPCEDYITVSQLSQIFGMQRSKPSSSTSTPSFQLASSESSFTCHSAACGPSSFLSAQSHAELSRNAMTPINLERWYQDIMAAGDSQSCPPPLPAKSFSSRRHGQMLKSKSDGEVGQGPSPAQICSAALLSLSSGVMHDRNAATTLMLREKNLLDMDSRKQTALQCKDPSLTVHHSILHHQPPPSGTQAYDTLSLESSDSLETSVSTGNSACTPESACGLEAQRIEEMEKMLKEAQQEKARLMENREREVQARRQMLEEERRRREEAERRLQDESAHRRRLVEEEVKMREKHFSQARPMTRYLPNRKEEFDLRAHVESCGHCIDTCPFVILTEKMCKGHLVKMGGKIKSWKKRWFVFDRLKRNFCYYVDKHETKLKGLIYFQAIEEVYYDHLRSAAKSPNPALTFCVKTHDRLYYMVAPSAEAMRIWMDVIVTGAEGYTQFMS from the exons AATACTCCTTTAGATTTGATTGAAACGGGCAAGTCCTTGAAAGTTCAGGCAGAGCGCCCCCATCTGGTCAGCTTGGGAAGTGGACGCCTGAGCACAGCCATCACTCTTCTGCCACTGCTAGAAG GGAGAACCACGCTGGGCAGCGATGGGACAGATATCCCCTTGCAGGGCCCAGGCATAGCAGCTCAGCACTGCTACATTGAAAACCAAGCAGGGAACATCACTCTGTACCCATGTGGAAACCAGTGCTCTGTGGATGGGCTTCCCGTCACCAAACCCTATCGCCTCACACAAG GGTGCATGCTGTGTTTTGGTCAGTCTGCCTTCTTCCGCTTCAACCATCCCGAAGAGGCTCAGAGGATGAAGAGTATGCTGCCTGCAGGGAGCCTCAGAGTGAACACAGTCAAACCGYTCCCCTCTG ACCCCCGCAGCATCTCAAATGGAAACCACAAGTCTTTTTCAGACAACAGTGACTCTAAACTCAACGGCATGGCAGAAACTCTTCAGGACTCCCTGAAACTAAAACCATCCTCATCATCTGGGTTTGGTAAACAGCAAACTATTTTGGACATGCCAAATGGAAAAGCTGCCACTYCTCCTGGCGGCTCCAATCAAGAAAACAGCAGCARCATCTCTTTCATTCAAAATGTCACCAATAAACCYCTGGTGATACCGGTTCCTTATCCACGGACCTCGCGCTCGGTGGCTTGGAATGGTGCTGGTGGGACTCAGAGAACTCAGGAGAGTCCAAAGCCACTTAGAAAGGCTGGCAAAGAGACAAYGTCAAGCCCCAAGCTCCACGTTAAGGGATTAGAAAACTCAAGCATTAGTCAAAAACCCTCTATAAAAATTTCCCGCACTGCTCCATCTAGTCCTCAACTGAGAAGTTCCTCCCTTCAGACGAGATCCCCCAGCCCGATGCGAGAGCTGGGTCAGCCTCTCTCTGATGTTGATGTCCCTCACAGGATGACTGGCTCCTCTAACGTCARGGAACTCCCCCGGGTCAGTCCCTTTGTGTCCTACAGGGGGATGGCAGGACCACAAGGAGTTCCTCAGAGTCCACAGGGCCAGCGCAAACTCTTAGCAACACCAAAAGCCGAAGCCATGAGGGCTCTGTATGCACAGAGCCCATCGTCTCTCTTTGGGATGGAGAAGCAGTCGGAGGGCAGACCCTCGCGGCCTGGACCAGCAGTTGGCATTACCTCGGGCCTGGGTTCAGTGTCTGGGTTGTCTCCTCTGGCAAGTCCGAGCAACGAGAGAAAGACTGCCTCCAGCAAAGAGGGGATTTCTACAAAACCATATACCAGGGAGCGCAAAAACAGTATTTCTGAGATCAGCGATAATGAGGACGAGCTGCTGGAGTACCATCGGTGGCAGAGAGAAGAGAGGCTGAAGGAGcaggaaatggagaaaatg GAGCGGCAGAGACTGGAGACCATCCTGAATCTGTGTGCGGAGTTTAATCAGGAAGACGGCGCCGCGGAGCTGGTRAGGAGCGGGCTGCGTGGGGGTGCTAGAGGAGCGGACCCCGACTCTGGACGGGGGACGTCTCTAATGGGAGCACAGCGAGCCCAGAGAGCGGCGGAGAACGATGAGGAAATCCAGAGGGAGGAGTCCAGTAGCACAGAGAGCACACATCAAGAG TGTGAGGAGCTGTTTGCTGGACAGGAGCAGGTCtacctggaggaggagaggaaaagggTCTTGGTTCGGGTTGATGACTTGAAGTACAGAGTTGGTGAACTGGAACAGCAGCTACAAGAGACCAAACAGGAg GTGGAGATGGAGCAGGCCCTACTGCAGGCCGAGCGGCGGGCGGAGCAGGAGCAGGTGGAGGctgaaaatgaaatcatcactcagctgcagctcaaactCAGCCAGCTGGACAAGGCCACGCAGAAAGAGAAGGACAAG ggCAGAGCTAATGTGTCGGCTGAGCGGAAGGCCCTGGAAAAGCAGAGGAATGAGTACAATGAGCTGAAGAGGCAGTTTGATATGTGCCCCTTGTCTCTAAGGGAACAGTTACAGGAGCCGCTCAGCAGG AAAGCCGAGGCTCTGGAGTGTGGGACCAAGCAGTTTGAGGAGCTGGAGTTTTgccagctggaggaggagagccGCCtagaggagaggaaggaggccCGCTGCTCGCAGCTGATCCAGGAGCGAGCCGAATATCACAGCAGTGTCGCCAGCAGGAAG GAGCGGATGGCTGCTCTGGAAGCTCAGGTGAAGCAGCTGGGGATGCAGGCTTCCCACGACTGCGAGAAAATTGCCAAAGACCGGACAGCAACGCTGCMGCTTCTACACAAG GAGCAAGACACACTGTGCAGCCTTGAGAAGCGGTACCACACCCTGACAGGAGGAAGAAACTTCCCAAAGTCCTCCGGCAGCATGAAAGAG GAATCGCTTCACATCAGCGAGCCTGACCTTGTTTCTGAGGACGGTCCTCCTCATAGCCCCTGTCCCTCCTCTTCTCACAACCCTTCCCCTGAGCTCTGTCCTGTCAGGCTGCAAGAG GAGTATCTCAGGCTGTCTGATGTCTATCGGATGTACGGAGATCCTTATTCCTCCTCCCCCGCTGCTCTCCACTGCCTCTCTCTAACTGTATCTCCAGCTCTGCCGTGCGAG GACTACATCACAGTGAGTCAGCTAAGCCAGATCTTTGGGATGCAGAGATCTAAGCCTTCCTCTTCCACCTCTACTCCATCATTCCAACTTGCCTCATCCGAATCCTCCTTCACGTGCCACTCGGCTGCATGTGGTCCTTCCTCCTTTCTGTCTGCACAG AGCCATGCTGAGCTGAGCAGGAATGCAATGACTCCCATTAATCTTGAGCGCTGGTACCAGGACATCATGGCTGCTGGAGACTCTCAGTCATGTCCTCCACCGCTGCCTGCAAAGTCTTTTTCCTCACGCAGACATGGGCAG ATGTTAAAGTCTAAATCAGATGGTGAGGTTGGACAGGGACCATCGCCTGCTCAGATCTGCAGCGCTgcactcctctctctctccagYGGCGTCATGCATGACAGAAATGCCGCCACGACG TTGatgctgagagagaaaaaccTGTTAGACATGGACTCCAGGAAGCAAACAGCTCTGCAGTGCAAAG ATCCATCTCTGACGGTCCATCACTCAATCCTGCACCACCAGCCGCCACCGAGCGGCACCCAGGCGTACGACACCCTCAGCCTGGAGAGCTCCGACAGCTTGGAGACCAGCGTCTCCACTGGCAACTCCGCCTGTACTCCGGAAAG CGCCTGTGGGTTGGAGGCCCAGAGGATAGAGGAGATGGAGAAGATGTTGAAGGAGGCGCAGCAGGAGAAAGCCAGGCTGATGGAGAACAGA GAGAGGGAGGTGCAGGCTCGGCGGCAGATGTTGGAGGAGGAGCGGAGGAGGCGAGAGGAGGCCGAGAGGAGGCTTCAGGACGAGTCGGCCCACAGGCGGAggctggtggaggaggaggtgaagatgAGAGAGAAGCACTTCTCCCAG GCCCGTCCAATGACTCGCTACCTGCCRAACCGTAAGGAGGAGTTTGACCTGCGCGCCCACGTGGAGTCGTGTGGTCACTGCATAGACACCTGCCCCTTCGTCATCCTCACCGAGAAAATGTGCAAAGGCCACCTGGTGAAGATGGGAGGCAAGATCAAATCGTGGAAGAAACGCTGGTTCGTTTTTGACCGTCTGAAGAGGAACTTCTGCTATTACGTCG ACAAGCACGAGACCAAGCTGAAAGGGCTCATTTACTTCCAGGCCATTGAAGAGGTTTACTATGATCACCTGCGCAGCGCCGCCAAG AGTCCAAATCCAGCTCTGACCTTCTGCGTGAAAACTCACGACCGGCTTTACTACATGGTGGCCCCGTCTGCGGAGGCCATGAGGATCTGGATGGATGTCATAGTAACGGGCGCGGAGGGCTACACGCAGTTTATGAGCTGA
- the phldb1a gene encoding pleckstrin homology-like domain family B member 1 isoform X5 has translation MGRRTSWEEGMSGETHRVNERKKNSKGEMDLHVSDSSDSTADMDRMRRNKVEHERQTHQVLQNTPLDLIETGKSLKVQAERPHLVSLGSGRLSTAITLLPLLEGRTTLGSDGTDIPLQGPGIAAQHCYIENQAGNITLYPCGNQCSVDGLPVTKPYRLTQGCMLCFGQSAFFRFNHPEEAQRMKSMLPAGSLRVNTVKPXPSDPRSISNGNHKSFSDNSDSKLNGMAETLQDSLKLKPSSSSGFGKQQTILDMPNGKAATXPGGSNQENSSXISFIQNVTNKPLVIPVPYPRTSRSVAWNGAGGTQRTQESPKPLRKAGKETXSSPKLHVKGLENSSISQKPSIKISRTAPSSPQLRSSSLQTRSPSPMRELGQPLSDVDVPHRMTGSSNVXELPRVSPFVSYRGMAGPQGVPQSPQGQRKLLATPKAEAMRALYAQSPSSLFGMEKQSEGRPSRPGPAVGITSGLGSVSGLSPLASPSNERKTASSKEGISTKPYTRERKNSISEISDNEDELLEYHRWQREERLKEQEMEKMERQRLETILNLCAEFNQEDGAAELVRSGLRGGARGADPDSGRGTSLMGAQRAQRAAENDEEIQREESSSTESTHQECEELFAGQEQVYLEEERKRVLVRVDDLKYRVGELEQQLQETKQEVEMEQALLQAERRAEQEQVEAENEIITQLQLKLSQLDKATQKEKDKGRANVSAERKALEKQRNEYNELKRQFDMCPLSLREQLQEPLSRKAEALECGTKQFEELEFCQLEEESRLEERKEARCSQLIQERAEYHSSVASRKERMAALEAQVKQLGMQASHDCEKIAKDRTATLXLLHKEQDTLCSLEKRYHTLTGGRNFPKSSGSMKEESLHISEPDLVSEDGPPHSPCPSSSHNPSPELCPVRLQEEYLRLSDVYRMYGDPYSSSPAALHCLSLTVSPALPCEDYITSHAELSRNAMTPINLERWYQDIMAAGDSQSCPPPLPAKSFSSRRHGQMLKSKSDGEVGQGPSPAQICSAALLSLSSGVMHDRNAATTLMLREKNLLDMDSRKQTALQCKDPSLTVHHSILHHQPPPSGTQAYDTLSLESSDSLETSVSTGNSACTPESACGLEAQRIEEMEKMLKEAQQEKARLMENREREVQARRQMLEEERRRREEAERRLQDESAHRRRLVEEEVKMREKHFSQARPMTRYLPNRKEEFDLRAHVESCGHCIDTCPFVILTEKMCKGHLVKMGGKIKSWKKRWFVFDRLKRNFCYYVDKHETKLKGLIYFQAIEEVYYDHLRSAAKSPNPALTFCVKTHDRLYYMVAPSAEAMRIWMDVIVTGAEGYTQFMS, from the exons AATACTCCTTTAGATTTGATTGAAACGGGCAAGTCCTTGAAAGTTCAGGCAGAGCGCCCCCATCTGGTCAGCTTGGGAAGTGGACGCCTGAGCACAGCCATCACTCTTCTGCCACTGCTAGAAG GGAGAACCACGCTGGGCAGCGATGGGACAGATATCCCCTTGCAGGGCCCAGGCATAGCAGCTCAGCACTGCTACATTGAAAACCAAGCAGGGAACATCACTCTGTACCCATGTGGAAACCAGTGCTCTGTGGATGGGCTTCCCGTCACCAAACCCTATCGCCTCACACAAG GGTGCATGCTGTGTTTTGGTCAGTCTGCCTTCTTCCGCTTCAACCATCCCGAAGAGGCTCAGAGGATGAAGAGTATGCTGCCTGCAGGGAGCCTCAGAGTGAACACAGTCAAACCGYTCCCCTCTG ACCCCCGCAGCATCTCAAATGGAAACCACAAGTCTTTTTCAGACAACAGTGACTCTAAACTCAACGGCATGGCAGAAACTCTTCAGGACTCCCTGAAACTAAAACCATCCTCATCATCTGGGTTTGGTAAACAGCAAACTATTTTGGACATGCCAAATGGAAAAGCTGCCACTYCTCCTGGCGGCTCCAATCAAGAAAACAGCAGCARCATCTCTTTCATTCAAAATGTCACCAATAAACCYCTGGTGATACCGGTTCCTTATCCACGGACCTCGCGCTCGGTGGCTTGGAATGGTGCTGGTGGGACTCAGAGAACTCAGGAGAGTCCAAAGCCACTTAGAAAGGCTGGCAAAGAGACAAYGTCAAGCCCCAAGCTCCACGTTAAGGGATTAGAAAACTCAAGCATTAGTCAAAAACCCTCTATAAAAATTTCCCGCACTGCTCCATCTAGTCCTCAACTGAGAAGTTCCTCCCTTCAGACGAGATCCCCCAGCCCGATGCGAGAGCTGGGTCAGCCTCTCTCTGATGTTGATGTCCCTCACAGGATGACTGGCTCCTCTAACGTCARGGAACTCCCCCGGGTCAGTCCCTTTGTGTCCTACAGGGGGATGGCAGGACCACAAGGAGTTCCTCAGAGTCCACAGGGCCAGCGCAAACTCTTAGCAACACCAAAAGCCGAAGCCATGAGGGCTCTGTATGCACAGAGCCCATCGTCTCTCTTTGGGATGGAGAAGCAGTCGGAGGGCAGACCCTCGCGGCCTGGACCAGCAGTTGGCATTACCTCGGGCCTGGGTTCAGTGTCTGGGTTGTCTCCTCTGGCAAGTCCGAGCAACGAGAGAAAGACTGCCTCCAGCAAAGAGGGGATTTCTACAAAACCATATACCAGGGAGCGCAAAAACAGTATTTCTGAGATCAGCGATAATGAGGACGAGCTGCTGGAGTACCATCGGTGGCAGAGAGAAGAGAGGCTGAAGGAGcaggaaatggagaaaatg GAGCGGCAGAGACTGGAGACCATCCTGAATCTGTGTGCGGAGTTTAATCAGGAAGACGGCGCCGCGGAGCTGGTRAGGAGCGGGCTGCGTGGGGGTGCTAGAGGAGCGGACCCCGACTCTGGACGGGGGACGTCTCTAATGGGAGCACAGCGAGCCCAGAGAGCGGCGGAGAACGATGAGGAAATCCAGAGGGAGGAGTCCAGTAGCACAGAGAGCACACATCAAGAG TGTGAGGAGCTGTTTGCTGGACAGGAGCAGGTCtacctggaggaggagaggaaaagggTCTTGGTTCGGGTTGATGACTTGAAGTACAGAGTTGGTGAACTGGAACAGCAGCTACAAGAGACCAAACAGGAg GTGGAGATGGAGCAGGCCCTACTGCAGGCCGAGCGGCGGGCGGAGCAGGAGCAGGTGGAGGctgaaaatgaaatcatcactcagctgcagctcaaactCAGCCAGCTGGACAAGGCCACGCAGAAAGAGAAGGACAAG ggCAGAGCTAATGTGTCGGCTGAGCGGAAGGCCCTGGAAAAGCAGAGGAATGAGTACAATGAGCTGAAGAGGCAGTTTGATATGTGCCCCTTGTCTCTAAGGGAACAGTTACAGGAGCCGCTCAGCAGG AAAGCCGAGGCTCTGGAGTGTGGGACCAAGCAGTTTGAGGAGCTGGAGTTTTgccagctggaggaggagagccGCCtagaggagaggaaggaggccCGCTGCTCGCAGCTGATCCAGGAGCGAGCCGAATATCACAGCAGTGTCGCCAGCAGGAAG GAGCGGATGGCTGCTCTGGAAGCTCAGGTGAAGCAGCTGGGGATGCAGGCTTCCCACGACTGCGAGAAAATTGCCAAAGACCGGACAGCAACGCTGCMGCTTCTACACAAG GAGCAAGACACACTGTGCAGCCTTGAGAAGCGGTACCACACCCTGACAGGAGGAAGAAACTTCCCAAAGTCCTCCGGCAGCATGAAAGAG GAATCGCTTCACATCAGCGAGCCTGACCTTGTTTCTGAGGACGGTCCTCCTCATAGCCCCTGTCCCTCCTCTTCTCACAACCCTTCCCCTGAGCTCTGTCCTGTCAGGCTGCAAGAG GAGTATCTCAGGCTGTCTGATGTCTATCGGATGTACGGAGATCCTTATTCCTCCTCCCCCGCTGCTCTCCACTGCCTCTCTCTAACTGTATCTCCAGCTCTGCCGTGCGAG GACTACATCACA AGCCATGCTGAGCTGAGCAGGAATGCAATGACTCCCATTAATCTTGAGCGCTGGTACCAGGACATCATGGCTGCTGGAGACTCTCAGTCATGTCCTCCACCGCTGCCTGCAAAGTCTTTTTCCTCACGCAGACATGGGCAG ATGTTAAAGTCTAAATCAGATGGTGAGGTTGGACAGGGACCATCGCCTGCTCAGATCTGCAGCGCTgcactcctctctctctccagYGGCGTCATGCATGACAGAAATGCCGCCACGACG TTGatgctgagagagaaaaaccTGTTAGACATGGACTCCAGGAAGCAAACAGCTCTGCAGTGCAAAG ATCCATCTCTGACGGTCCATCACTCAATCCTGCACCACCAGCCGCCACCGAGCGGCACCCAGGCGTACGACACCCTCAGCCTGGAGAGCTCCGACAGCTTGGAGACCAGCGTCTCCACTGGCAACTCCGCCTGTACTCCGGAAAG CGCCTGTGGGTTGGAGGCCCAGAGGATAGAGGAGATGGAGAAGATGTTGAAGGAGGCGCAGCAGGAGAAAGCCAGGCTGATGGAGAACAGA GAGAGGGAGGTGCAGGCTCGGCGGCAGATGTTGGAGGAGGAGCGGAGGAGGCGAGAGGAGGCCGAGAGGAGGCTTCAGGACGAGTCGGCCCACAGGCGGAggctggtggaggaggaggtgaagatgAGAGAGAAGCACTTCTCCCAG GCCCGTCCAATGACTCGCTACCTGCCRAACCGTAAGGAGGAGTTTGACCTGCGCGCCCACGTGGAGTCGTGTGGTCACTGCATAGACACCTGCCCCTTCGTCATCCTCACCGAGAAAATGTGCAAAGGCCACCTGGTGAAGATGGGAGGCAAGATCAAATCGTGGAAGAAACGCTGGTTCGTTTTTGACCGTCTGAAGAGGAACTTCTGCTATTACGTCG ACAAGCACGAGACCAAGCTGAAAGGGCTCATTTACTTCCAGGCCATTGAAGAGGTTTACTATGATCACCTGCGCAGCGCCGCCAAG AGTCCAAATCCAGCTCTGACCTTCTGCGTGAAAACTCACGACCGGCTTTACTACATGGTGGCCCCGTCTGCGGAGGCCATGAGGATCTGGATGGATGTCATAGTAACGGGCGCGGAGGGCTACACGCAGTTTATGAGCTGA